The following is a genomic window from Deltaproteobacteria bacterium.
AATTTTTGGAATTAAAAAAATATATAATGACAAATCACTGTCTACGATACTGCATGATAAAGCTGGGGACATATTATGGATAATTTTATCAACCATAACTGTTTTTCTGGCTGACTGTCTTTTAATGGTGAAAAGACCATATTGTTTGGAAGGAGATTGAAATGAAAGAGTTTTTTGCAATGGTAATCCTTGGAACTTTATTGTTCGCAGCCCATAACATGTTCGCCGGGACGCTCGTTGACAGCGATAAGGACGGTATCCCTGATAAAGTAGAGAAGGTTCTTGGTACCGACCCTTTGAATCCTGATACCGATGGCGATGGCATCAATGATAAAGACGATAAGAATCCTGTAAACATTGACATCAGTATCGGTGAATCGGTAGGAATCCATGACTTTTCCATAAAACGAATGATTGTTGAAAACAATTATGATCCCTCTGCCCGGAGAGATGCTCCGGATCATCTGGAGATTCTGCTGAAAAATATGGGCAAGGATAGCATTAATAAATTCGAAATAATTTATAGGATAATCGATTTAAAAACCACCCAAGAACAATCATACTTGTTGAAGCTAACCGGATTTACACTCGCAAAAGGTGAAGAAAAACCGATTCATATCGATATCGGAGGGAAAAAAGATCATTACAGGGCAAATCCAAACAGTTTGTATTATTTTTCTACCGATGAATTAAAAATAAGTGTCATTGTAAATGCTCCTGGTCACCAGGCTCAAAGAAAAGAAATAAAAAAAGATGCTGGCGGTGCAGAGGTGGCTGACTGAAGAACGGGAGGCCTCCCGTGGAATAGATAGCGGAAAGAACGAAGGGCAAGGAGGGAAAAATATCTGAGGCAGCCAGGACATGGAAACACTTAATTACGGTTCAAATTCGTCAATCCACTTCGGATGAAACTTTTGATTTCCTTTATAACGCTTTCCCTGTATTTCGGATTGCTCTCTGCCACCTCAATGGATGTTTGATAGAAAGATTCACCTTGAACATCTAACCACTTGTTGTTCATCACAAGAAATACTACGAGAGTTGTCAGAGCAATTCTTTTGTTACCGTTAAGAAATGGATGGTTTTTTACCATAAGGTAGAAAAGCATCGATGCCTTATCGATAAGGGTCGGATAAAGGTCTTTGCCGCCAAAAGTTTGAAATACAGTTCCCAGACAACTTTCCAATATACCAGGGTACCGGGTCTCAAAGTCCGGTATCGGCTCATCCCACTCAAGATGTTTTCGGGCGAGATTGTGAGCAATATGCTCGACCTCGCTTATCTTGATCGGCCTCATTCTTTTCCAAGCCGCTTAAGAACATCTCCGTATTCCTGGACGGTTCTGTTAACAGCCTTGTCGATTTTAATTTTGGCTGCAGGAGTAATGTCCTGGTAGATATCTCCAAGATCGCGGCGATCAATGACGTAGTTGCGACCAACCTTGG
Proteins encoded in this region:
- a CDS encoding type II toxin-antitoxin system death-on-curing family toxin codes for the protein MRPIKISEVEHIAHNLARKHLEWDEPIPDFETRYPGILESCLGTVFQTFGGKDLYPTLIDKASMLFYLMVKNHPFLNGNKRIALTTLVVFLVMNNKWLDVQGESFYQTSIEVAESNPKYRESVIKEIKSFIRSGLTNLNRN
- a CDS encoding helix-turn-helix domain-containing protein, whose product is MVKRLIGTSEAAKIMGISRVAVFKKIKKGEIVASKVGRNYVIDRRDLGDIYQDITPAAKIKIDKAVNRTVQEYGDVLKRLGKE